CAGCTTTAAAatacaaatcttttttatacatatgctAATGTTTTTGTAAAACTAATttgtacaaattattttattattttttaacattatactgtattttacatttatttacatactaatataaaaaagaaacagtgtAGTGCAATATTTTACACAGTTCTTTGTCAGGTAACAACATTAACAATATCTagatttactttatttttgaGATACAATATCTTTATTGGTGATAACATTTGTAGTTTCTGTACTTAATGTagtattaacatttttttcttcagtaCTTTTAactatttcattattttcagtattttctttatttacttctttataAAGTATTTCTGACATATTAATACCACTGTTGTATGGGtcagaaaaatttaatatagataaaataccCCATTTTTTTGACTTCAAATGTTCAGTATTTTGAAGATTGGTAATTGCTATCAACATTGATGCTTTTATGCGTTGGACTTCGTCAAAACTAACATTTTTACTAACATTTAATCCTTCTTCAAATGGATTACGTATATACAGTGCTGAATCATGCTTTGATTCAACTGCAACACCTGTTTGCAGACAAATTTGCTTtgctttaaaattaaaatcactataaaatcgaaaaagatcTATTAAAAGACTTCCTAAATCTGCATTATTAGTCGTATACGATATTGAATCATCtgatgaataatgcatatatactttctttagATCTTGTTGATATTCATTTGTTAtttctgtaaaaaataaataacggaagtaaaattaataattttttttttatattatattcagtgaagtatataatattcagTAAAGTATAATGCCAAACtgttttctattaatatttaccTGAATAAGTcgtcattttatttatgacaggtaatatatttatttgttgtaaataaaatattactaataGAGTCAATGAAAAGTTTGTAATTGTTCTTCCTGGGTAGATATTCGtcaatttattatcttttgcCCATTTCCGAATTGTAAATACGAGTGGTTTTACTCTACTATCTAATTCACCATATAAAAATAGTACCTCCGACATATATGTGGCAATGCTATAGAAAAAGAGTTTAAAA
This window of the Vespula vulgaris chromosome 1, iyVesVulg1.1, whole genome shotgun sequence genome carries:
- the LOC127061835 gene encoding poly(A) RNA polymerase, mitochondrial isoform X2; this translates as MKSYKDLIIYCSQFGPVENIYCYTLPKQHQFVLLEFKNLQAVQNICENATFIDNYIPSKTNVLWFRKVSNDNMKSHSKFSASKYIISKPLLIKENIIRDLIGTSSSISDQMVTLYNEYKLDELEIRLKFLTIVQLEHSFASLFPNIIIHPFGSFINGFGKRLSDLDLIFFVDGLKVENLSSRLVFHGKSTIMNEKEQVLLFMGVIADTMKYIIPGICNVRKIFNARVPIIKFHNLFTYTECDLSMSNVIATYMSEVLFLYGELDSRVKPLVFTIRKWAKDNKLTNIYPGRTITNFSLTLLVIFYLQQINILPVINKMTTYSEITNEYQQDLKKVYMHYSSDDSISYTTNNADLGSLLIDLFRFYSDFNFKAKQICLQTGVAVESKHDSALYIRNPFEEGLNVSKNVSFDEVQRIKASMLIAITNLQNTEHLKSKKWGILSILNFSDPYNSGINMSEILYKEVNKENTENNEIVKSTEEKNVNTTLSTETTNVITNKDIVSQK